The following proteins come from a genomic window of Sorghum bicolor cultivar BTx623 chromosome 3, Sorghum_bicolor_NCBIv3, whole genome shotgun sequence:
- the LOC8072129 gene encoding pentatricopeptide repeat-containing protein At4g19440, chloroplastic, whose translation MKPPRLLPLLRRRLSSAADAAADAAELASALSVAPSPDAKRDLAILLRRLGGRGLASALSSLPAPLPASSAQRLLQHILSDAHASASRHAEDLLSPRVSTLLLQSLVADRASLPSARRLVSRLLRFNPLSVAAAAIADSHCTATADLLVRACLNSPAPGSLSRAADAFLELSARGASPSIKTCSILVEALGCGGQLDVARKVFGEMRDGKTVAPDVHTYTAMIKALCRAGEIDAAFAMLAELRRSGIQPTVVTYNVLMDALCKSGRVEEAFRLKGRMVEGRVRPSIVTFGILISGLARGQQFGEVGAVLQEMQGFGITPNEVIYNEMIGWHCRKGHCSEALKLFDEMVSKGIKQTVVTYNLIAKALCKEGEMEHAEKILDEMLLAGMMVHCSLFNSVVAWHLRGTGRLDLVLRLIREMLARFLKPNDALMTACIQELCKSGKHEEAAEIWFQVLGKGLGVNVATSNALIHGLCQGNNMKEATKVLKAMVNSGVELDRITYNIMIQGCCKASKMDEAIQLRDDMIKRGFKPDLFTFNIFLHTYCNLGKVEEILHLLDQMKSEGLKPDIVTYGTIIDGYCKAKDMHKANEYLTELMKNGLRPNAVIYNALIGGYGRNGNISDAIGILDTMKYNGIQPTPVTYNSLMYWMCHAGLVEEVKAVFAQCIVKDIELGVIGYTIIIQGFCKIGKIDEAVMYFKEMHSRGIPPNKMTYTTLMFAYSKSGNKEEASKLFDEMVSLGIVPDSVSYNTLISGFCEVDSLDKMVESPAEMSSQVLKQDGCSYNAFVDGITTPWCQKEAVSNAE comes from the coding sequence ATGAAACCACCGCGGCTCCTtcccctcctccgccgccgcctctcATCCGCCGCTGACGCCGCCGCTGATGCCGCGGAGCTTGCCAGCGCGCTCTCCGTGGCGCCCTCCCCCGATGCGAAGCGCGACCTTGCCATCCTGCTCCGCCGCCTTGGCGGCCGCGGCCTCGCATCCGCCCTCTCGTCCCTTCCGGCCCCCCTTCCGGCCTCCTCCGCCCAGCGCCTCCTCCAGCATATTCTCTCCGACGCCCACGCTTCCGCCTCCCGCCACGCCGAGGATCTCCTGTCTCCCCGCGTCTCTACGCTCCTCCTCCAATCGCTCGTCGCCGATCGCGCCTCGCTACCGTCCGCGCGCCGCCTCGTCTCACGCCTCCTCCGCTTCAACCCTCTGTCCGTCGCCGCAGCGGCTATCGCGGACTCCCACTGCACTGCCACAGCGGACCTTCTCGTCCGCGCCTGCCTCAACTCGCCTGCCCCCGGATCCCTGTCCCGTGCCGCCGATGCCTTTCTCGAGCTTTCCGCACGTGGTGCATCGCCGTCCATCAAGACATGCAGTATCCTTGTCGAAGCCCTAGGTTGTGGTGGCCAACTGGACGTGGCCCGCAAGGTGTTTGGAGAAATGCGGGATGGCAAGACTGTTGCTCCTGATGTGCACACATACACGGCGATGATTAAGGCACTCTGCAGGGCTGGAGAGATTGATGCTGCTTTTGCAATGCTTGCGGAGTTGCGGCGGTCTGGGATCCAACCAACGGTTGTCACTTACAACGTGCTAATGGATGCACTGTGCAAGAGTGGGAGGGTGGAGGAGGCCTTTCGGTTGAAGGGGAGAATGGTTGAAGGCAGGGTGAGACCAAGCATTGTCACGTTTGGCATCCTGATCAGTGGTCTTGCAAGGGGCCAGCAGTTTGGGGAGGTTGGTGCAGTGTTACAGGAGATGCAGGGTTTTGGGATCACCCCTAATGAGGTTATTTACAATGAGATGATTGGTTGGCATTGTAGGAAAGGGCATTGCTCAGAGGCGCTTAAGCTGTTTGATGAAATGGTCTCAAAGGGGATAAAGCAGACAGTGGTGACTTACAACTTGATTGCGAAGGCTCTGTGCAAAGAAGGAGAAATGGAACATGCTGAGAAGATATTGGATGAGATGTTGTTGGCTGGGATGATGGTTCATTGCAGCCTGTTTAATAGTGTGGTTGCATGGCATCTTCGAGGAACTGGAAGACTGGATTTGGTGCTAAGGCTTATAAGAGAAATGCTTGCCAGATTTCTGAAACCAAATGATGCTCTGATGACAGCTTGTATCCAGGAGCTTTGCAAAAGTGGGAAACACGAAGAAGCAGCTGAAATTTGGTTCCAAGTATTGGGTAAAGGTTTAGGTGTCAATGTTGCAACATCCAATGCGTTGATTCATGGGCTTTGTCAAGGTAACAACATGAAAGAGGCTACTAAGGTTCTAAAGGCTATGGTGAATAGCGGGGTTGAATTGGATAGAATCACGTATAATATAATGATTCAAGGCTGCTGCAAAGCCAGTAAAATGGATGAAGCAATACAACTTCGTGATGATATGATCAAAAGAGGGTTTAAGCCTGACCTTTTCACTTTTAATATTTTCTTACACACTTACTGTAATTTGGGTAAGGTGGAAGAGATCCTTCACCTGCTGGATCAGATGAAAAGTGAGGGCCTTAAACCAGATATTGTGACATATGGCACTATAATAGACGGTTACTGCAAAGCAAAGGATATGCACAAGGCGAATGAATATTTGACAGAATTGATGAAAAATGGGTTAAGACCGAATGCAGTCATCTATAATGCTCTTATTGGTGGTTATGGTAGGAATGGTAACATTTCTGATGCAATTGGTATTCTTGACACTATGAAGTATAATGGCATACAACCAACACCTGTAACTTACAATAGCCTTATGTATTGGATGTGTCATGCTGGTCTTGTTGAAGAGGTGAAGGCAGTTTTTGCACAATGTATAGTAAAGGACATTGAGCTTGGAGTAATTGGCTACACAATTATAATTCAaggtttttgcaaaataggaaaaaTTGATGAAGCTGTGATGTACTTCAAGGAAATGCATTCCAGGGGTATACCTCCAAATAAGATGACCTACACCACTCTGATGTTTGCCTATTCCAAATCTGGCAACAAAGAAGAAGCTTCCAAGCTTTTTGACGAGATGGTGAGCTTAGGCATTGTTCCTGATAGTGTTTCCTACAATACACTAATTTCAGGGTTTTGTGAGGTGGATTCATTGGATAAGATGGTAGAAAGTCCTGCTGAAATGTCCTCACAAGTTTTGAAACAAGATGGCTGTTCGTACAATGCTTTTGTTGATGGAATAACTACACCCTGGTGCCAGAAAGAGGCTGTGTCTAATGCTGAATGA
- the LOC8079268 gene encoding polyphenol oxidase I, chloroplastic: protein MAGSSSRNGGLLTLRIILLCAFAAAAITLLPLVMDPCAHSLSRSILAASGLDAYLLPCTTDASKAPSSHGKDANRTSGGGNTGARRPIITDQLCVKGVLPPHALPPFQCCPPPPSTSSASGPINFTFPDPAEPLRTRRPVHVVGAEYMAKYARAVALMKALPQSDPRSFYQQANIHCAYCTGAHRQLGYPELGIQIHFSWLFFPFHRAYLYFFERIAAKLLGDPAFALPIWSWDVPEGMGIPEVFTDEASPLYDPIREPSHAPPKVADLDFSYRLEKNLTDEQQILHNLRVMYKQMISGAALPSLFMGQPYRAGDAAKPGAGTVELAPHNSMHTWTGDNSRPNAENMGVYYSAGRDPLFYPHHGNIDRLWECWRRIATGNRTHEDFTDPDWLDSSFLLYDEEARLVRITVRDVLRTEKLRYTYGGVGLPWLHARPPTTAGVNPKAKGGGRLEESVRFPVALDAAVTAEVRRRRRPRAQEKQAAAEEVLVVEGIEADAGDFVRFDVYVNARDYHRVPSGGREMAGSFVTLKHPGKEGTALRTRMTVALNELLEDLGAEGDDSVTVTLVPVTGQVTIGGLRIVYMDE from the exons ATGGCGGGCAGTAGTAGTAGAAATGGTGGTCTGCTCACACTCCGCATCATTCTTTTGTGCGCCTTCGCCGCCGCTGCTATCACCTTGCTCCCTCTCGTCATGGACCCATGCGCACACTCGCTGTCAAGAAGCATCCTCGCCGCCAGCGGCCTCGACGCATACCTCCTCCCCTGCACCACTGACGCCTCCAAGGCTCCATCGTCGCACGGCAAGGACGCCAATAGGACCAGCGGCGGTGGAAATACTGGAGCACGACGACCCATTATCACCGACCAGCTGTGCGTCAAGGGCGTGCTCCCACCACACGCGCTCCCGCCCTTCCAGTgctgcccgccgccgccgtcgacgtcGTCCGCGTCGGGTCCCATCAACTTCACGTTCCCGGACCCGGCTGAGCCGCTCCGGACGCGCAGGCCGGTGCATGTGGTCGGCGCCGAGTACATGGCCAAGTACGCGCGCGCCGTGGCGCTGATGAAGGCGCTGCCGCAGTCGGACCCTCGCAGCTTCTACCAGCAGGCCAACATCCACTGCGCCTACTGCACCGGCGCGCACCGGCAGTTGGGGTACCCGGAGCTGGGCATACAGATCCACTTCTCGTGGCTCTTCTTCCCCTTCCACCGCGCCTACCTCTACTTCTTCGAGCGCATCGCGGCCAAGCTGCTGGGGGACCCCGCGTTCGCGCTGCCCATCTGGAGCTGGGACGTCCCCGAGGGCATGGGTATCCCTGAGGTGTTCACCGATGAGGCGTCGCCGCTGTACGACCCGATACGGGAGCCGAGCCACGCGCCGCCCAAGGTGGCTGACCTGGACTTCTCTTATAGACTGGAGAAGAACTTGACCGACGAGCAGCAGATCCTGCACAACCTTCGGGTCATGTATAAACAG ATGATTAGCGGCGCAGCGTTGCCCTCCCTCTTCATGGGGCAGCCCTACCGCGCCGGCGACGCAGCGAAGCCAGGTGCGGGCACGGTGGAGTTGGCGCCACACAACTCGATGCACACCTGGACCGGCGACAACTCGCGCCCCAACGCCGAGAACATGGGCGTCTACTACTCCGCCGGCCGCGACCCGCTCTTCTACCCGCACCACGGCAACATCGACCGCCTCTGGGAGTGCTGGCGCCGCATCGCCACCGGCAACCGGACCCACGAGGACTTCACTGACCCTGACTGGCTCGACTCGTCCTTCCTCCTCTACGACGAGGAGGCCCGCCTCGTGCGCATCACCGTCCGCGACGTGCTCCGCACCGAGAAACTCCGCTACACGTACGGCGGCGTCGGCCTTCCGTGGCTCCACGCGCGGCCGCCGACCACGGCCGGCGTCAACCCCAAGGCCAAGGGTGGTGGTCGTCTGGAGGAGTCCGTTCGCTTCCCGGTGGCCCTCGACGCGGCAGTGACAGCggaggtgcggcggcggcgtcgtccgAGAGCGCAGGAGAagcaggcggcggcggaggaggtgcTGGTGGTCGAGGGCATCGAGGCGGACGCCGGGGACTTCGTCAGGTTCGACGTGTACGTGAACGCGAGGGACTACCACAGGGTCCCGTCGGGAGGGAGGGAGATGGCCGGGTCCTTCGTTACCCTGAAGCATCCCGGCAAGGAGGGAACGGCGCTACGGACCAGGATGACGGTGGCGCTAAATGAGCTGCTGGAAGACCTCGGAGCCGAAGGAGACGACAGTGTCACCGTCACGCTGGTTCCGGTAACGGGACAGGTTACAATCGGAGGCTTGAGAATCGTGTACATGGACGAGTGA
- the LOC8079270 gene encoding protein LURP-one-related 5, with protein MPIVGAEYCDPEERVLTVRKTSHFSPGDGFAAYDARTGGLAFRADTYGRGHGGGAASAGELALLGPSGEPLLTVRRRRPSLHQRWEGFLGARADGQKALFSARRPSILGGAAAGAVIELLPPPRAAGAAAPELLRVDGSFPRRCCRVVAAPRAEGEKAKVVAEIRRKVDEGARVVMGRDVFVLRVSPGFDAAFAMGIVLVLDQIAGDDASIDAGADVIDAKIW; from the coding sequence ATGCCGATCGTGGGCGCGGAGTACTGCGACCCCGAGGAACGCGTCCTGACGGTGCGCAAGACCTCGCACTTCTCCCCCGGCGACGGCTTCGCGGCCTACGACGCCCGCACGGGCGGGCTCGCCTTCCGCGCCGACACCTACGGGCGGGGCCACGGCGGGGGCGCCGCGTCGGCGGGCGAGCTCGCGCTGCTGGGCCCGTCGGGGGAGCCGCTCCTCAccgtgcggcggcggcgcccgtcCCTGCACCAGCGATGGGAGGGCTTCCTCGGCGCGCGCGCCGACGGCCAGAAGGCGCTCTTCTCGGCCCGCCGCCCGTCCATCCTCggcggcgccgcggccggcGCCGTCATCGAGCTCCTCCCGCCGCCGCGGGCCGCCGGGGCCGCCGCCCCCGAGCTGCTCCGCGTGGACGGGTCCTTCCCGCGCCGGTGCTGCCGCGTGGTGGCGGCGCCCAGGGCCGAGGGCGAGAAGGCCAAGGTGGTGGCGGAGATCAGGCGGAAGGTGGACGAGGGCGCGCGCGTTGTCATGGGCCGCGACGTGTTCGTCCTGCGGGTCAGCCCCGGCTTCGACGCGGCGTTCGCCATGGGGATCGTGCTCGTTCTCGACCAGATCGCGGGCGACGATGCCAGCATCGACGCTGGAGCCGACGTCATCGACGCCAAGATTTGGTGA